In the Aquipuribacter hungaricus genome, one interval contains:
- a CDS encoding Z1 domain-containing protein — MTLGGHEVIRLASSTTGWLADYERALTSTALVETSRQVVLEDSQFIADRAALDVDDARWGSSRVRTGVVMGAVQSGKTASMIGVVARSLDNGVNVVVVLAGTQVSLWQQSMGRIQSQLDGGVKPLLRRVFLPNPDDMTSSRRAGPAAAYGLPAGQASRALERGRPIIFVAMKQVDHLLHLGQVLHKVVFPAAASVGVPVRLLVVDDEADDSSIADDGLQWGALDLDAYKQTPRRIVDLWESRSQPGQTVSEHVFATYLAYTATPQANFLQDPENPLSPRDFVGSLRTPGPSGAVTPRTLTYRVPEGLRGWYTGADTFYGELAPELCVASGAAKMGDEATANSADAENADSASGELDIAEIVDATRAYLVAAAIRVSRASGCLGPTSARASTFASPGDVERRITPICSMLIHPSSAMESHFEVADALQGWWNLGTGQHGDGVLADMADNEQEWVAWVERYRNSSKAVSAAHHIPGGFADDRHVPEWDALRQLIVDEVVPGTTIAVVNSDPNADDRPSYLPWCDADGWHPPRNHSTIFVSGNVMSRGLTLEGLLTTLFTRRSSAPLADTQMQMQRWFGYRGAYIDLCRVFLSPEQLMLFARYADADHALRSQVLAAMESSESLPDFTVLQGHAFQATGKVTGLVGRQLRPGSRPFVRHLNPPGQDTTNLAVVSRHFATAHRSGRLKTDPRGLLALDDLSLIECAALLDQMRYSDHGLVPLESDRWRALERQAALQEGDPEYPLYRAPPVGDQGLDLGSRSPFVIAAYLRFWAACLDRDVRGVFTDDSPPQRWSLLNRDAKRLSQPRFRVAVRFGAGLPVSAGPFVDLSKSIGLDIRAMARDTTEEGLAALWGSREATATGYVGDDLFDASLLGEAPPLHADGTRTEGAPGLVLFHLIERSDAGGIAIGLSIPSGGPDHVEAVSTLRRRGTKTRAE, encoded by the coding sequence ATGACCCTCGGCGGGCACGAGGTAATTCGCCTCGCCTCGTCGACGACCGGATGGCTCGCCGACTACGAGCGGGCGCTCACCTCGACCGCTCTGGTCGAGACAAGTCGGCAGGTCGTGCTCGAAGACTCACAGTTCATCGCTGACCGCGCAGCGCTCGACGTGGATGATGCTCGCTGGGGTTCATCGCGCGTTCGCACCGGGGTCGTCATGGGTGCCGTCCAATCGGGCAAGACCGCATCGATGATCGGAGTGGTCGCGCGAAGCCTCGACAACGGCGTAAATGTCGTGGTGGTCCTCGCGGGGACCCAGGTGTCGTTGTGGCAGCAGAGCATGGGCAGGATCCAGTCGCAGCTCGATGGGGGCGTCAAGCCCTTGCTTCGCCGCGTCTTCCTGCCGAACCCCGACGACATGACCTCCTCACGTCGAGCGGGCCCGGCGGCGGCCTACGGCCTCCCCGCGGGCCAAGCCAGTCGGGCGCTCGAGCGGGGACGGCCGATCATCTTCGTTGCCATGAAGCAGGTCGATCACCTCCTGCATCTCGGGCAGGTACTTCACAAGGTCGTCTTCCCAGCGGCAGCGTCTGTAGGTGTTCCGGTGCGGCTGCTCGTCGTCGACGACGAGGCGGATGACTCCTCGATCGCGGACGACGGGCTTCAATGGGGAGCCCTCGACCTCGACGCGTACAAGCAGACCCCCCGCCGGATCGTCGACCTGTGGGAGAGCAGGAGTCAGCCCGGCCAGACCGTGTCGGAGCATGTCTTCGCGACGTACCTCGCCTACACGGCGACCCCGCAGGCCAACTTTCTCCAGGATCCGGAGAACCCGCTGTCGCCGCGAGACTTCGTCGGGTCCCTCCGGACTCCGGGGCCGAGCGGCGCCGTCACACCCCGCACCCTCACCTACCGAGTTCCTGAAGGCCTTCGAGGGTGGTACACGGGTGCGGACACCTTCTACGGAGAGCTCGCCCCGGAACTATGCGTTGCGAGTGGTGCCGCCAAGATGGGCGACGAGGCCACGGCCAACAGTGCCGACGCCGAGAACGCCGACTCGGCCTCCGGGGAGCTCGACATCGCGGAGATTGTCGACGCGACCCGCGCGTACCTCGTTGCCGCTGCGATCAGGGTGAGCAGGGCTTCGGGGTGTCTGGGACCGACGTCGGCCCGAGCGAGCACGTTCGCCTCCCCGGGAGACGTCGAGCGCCGCATCACCCCCATCTGCTCGATGCTGATCCACCCGTCGTCCGCGATGGAGTCGCACTTCGAAGTTGCCGACGCGCTCCAGGGCTGGTGGAACCTTGGGACGGGGCAGCACGGCGACGGGGTCCTCGCCGACATGGCCGACAACGAGCAGGAGTGGGTCGCATGGGTGGAGCGGTACCGAAACTCCAGCAAGGCAGTCTCCGCCGCTCACCACATCCCGGGGGGCTTTGCCGACGACCGTCATGTGCCGGAATGGGACGCGTTGCGCCAGCTGATCGTGGACGAGGTCGTGCCGGGCACAACGATCGCGGTCGTCAACAGCGACCCGAACGCAGACGATCGTCCGTCGTACCTTCCGTGGTGCGACGCGGACGGCTGGCACCCACCTCGCAACCATTCGACGATCTTCGTGTCAGGCAACGTGATGTCCCGAGGACTCACCCTGGAGGGGCTGCTGACCACGCTCTTCACGCGCAGATCGTCGGCACCGTTGGCGGACACACAGATGCAGATGCAGCGGTGGTTCGGCTACCGCGGCGCCTACATCGACCTGTGCCGCGTCTTCCTCTCTCCTGAGCAACTCATGCTGTTCGCGCGCTACGCGGATGCCGACCATGCCCTCAGGTCACAGGTCCTAGCCGCCATGGAGTCGTCGGAGTCACTCCCCGACTTCACGGTGCTCCAGGGCCACGCGTTCCAGGCCACCGGCAAGGTAACCGGCCTCGTGGGGCGACAGTTGCGGCCCGGATCACGCCCTTTCGTTCGGCACCTCAATCCGCCAGGTCAGGACACCACCAACCTCGCAGTCGTGAGCAGACACTTCGCGACCGCCCATCGGTCCGGCCGCTTGAAGACGGATCCGCGAGGACTTCTCGCCCTCGACGATCTGTCGCTCATCGAGTGCGCGGCCCTTCTCGACCAGATGCGCTACAGCGACCACGGACTCGTACCACTCGAGTCGGATCGGTGGCGCGCCCTCGAGCGGCAGGCGGCACTCCAAGAGGGCGACCCCGAGTACCCGCTCTATCGTGCCCCACCCGTTGGCGATCAGGGTCTCGACCTGGGAAGCCGCTCCCCCTTCGTCATCGCGGCGTACCTGCGGTTCTGGGCAGCGTGCCTGGACCGAGACGTCCGCGGGGTGTTCACCGACGATTCCCCTCCCCAACGCTGGTCGCTCTTGAACCGCGACGCAAAACGCCTGAGCCAACCGCGGTTCCGTGTCGCGGTGCGGTTCGGTGCGGGTCTACCGGTGTCGGCTGGTCCGTTCGTCGACCTCAGCAAGTCGATCGGACTCGACATCCGGGCCATGGCGCGCGACACGACGGAGGAGGGTCTCGCCGCCCTGTGGGGTTCCCGCGAGGCGACCGCAACGGGCTATGTCGGTGACGACCTCTTTGACGCCTCCCTACTAGGTGAGGCCCCGCCCCTGCACGCCGATGGCACGAGAACGGAGGGGGCCCCTGGGCTTGTCCTCTTCCACCTCATTGAGCGCTCTGACGCCGGAGGAATCGCGATCGGACTCAGCATCCCGAGTGGTGGCCCCGACCATGTGGAAGCCGTGAGCACGCTCCGTCGGAGGGGGACGAAGACCCGTGCCGAGTGA